In Synergistaceae bacterium, the following proteins share a genomic window:
- a CDS encoding YedE-related selenium metabolism membrane protein, whose translation MDKILTSRQGPLVAGGLLGVAAALLAYWGNPGNMGFCAACFTRDIAGALGFHRAGIVQYLRPEIPGVILGAFVSALAFREYAPRSGSSPMVRFFLGVCAMFGALVFLGCPWRAYLRVAGGDWNALYGVGGLAVGVLVGIAFLWNGFSLGASERNPKATGFVMPLLALVLLAFVFVAPLFGPEKTGPIFFSKEGPGSQHAPLLISLAAGLLVGWLAQRSRFCTVGALRDLLMMGDGHLFKGIVSFTAAAFLVNYGLQRFHPGFEGQPVAHTQELWNFLGMVLSGLAFTLAGGCPGRQLIMAGEGDGDAGVFVLGMLTGAALAHNFSAASSGAGVGPYGIPVTIIGLIICGSIGFGCRQKSA comes from the coding sequence ATGGATAAAATATTGACCTCTCGTCAGGGTCCTTTGGTGGCTGGTGGGTTGTTGGGTGTTGCGGCGGCTTTGCTCGCCTATTGGGGGAACCCCGGCAATATGGGTTTCTGCGCGGCTTGTTTCACCCGCGACATCGCGGGAGCTTTGGGGTTTCACAGAGCGGGCATTGTCCAGTACCTACGACCTGAGATACCGGGCGTGATTCTCGGCGCTTTCGTTTCGGCCTTGGCCTTTCGTGAATACGCACCCCGCAGCGGTTCTTCGCCTATGGTACGCTTCTTTCTTGGAGTCTGTGCCATGTTCGGCGCCCTGGTCTTCCTGGGTTGCCCCTGGAGGGCCTACCTTAGAGTGGCCGGCGGCGACTGGAACGCTCTTTACGGCGTTGGAGGTCTCGCTGTTGGGGTCTTGGTCGGTATCGCGTTTTTGTGGAATGGCTTCAGCCTTGGGGCCTCCGAACGCAATCCGAAGGCGACGGGTTTTGTTATGCCTCTACTCGCCCTGGTCTTGTTGGCATTCGTTTTCGTCGCGCCCCTGTTCGGTCCGGAAAAGACGGGCCCGATCTTTTTCTCCAAAGAAGGGCCGGGCTCTCAACACGCGCCTCTTCTGATCTCCCTGGCGGCGGGGCTGTTGGTCGGATGGCTGGCGCAACGGAGCCGCTTCTGCACTGTGGGCGCGCTCCGGGACCTGCTCATGATGGGGGACGGGCATCTTTTCAAAGGCATTGTTTCCTTCACCGCGGCGGCTTTTCTCGTCAACTACGGGTTGCAGCGTTTTCACCCTGGGTTTGAGGGGCAGCCCGTGGCTCACACTCAGGAGCTGTGGAATTTCCTGGGCATGGTTCTGTCGGGCCTGGCTTTCACTTTGGCCGGCGGGTGTCCCGGCCGTCAGCTCATCATGGCCGGCGAGGGCGACGGTGACGCGGGCGTCTTCGTTCTGGGCATGTTGACGGGGGCCGCGCTGGCTCACAACTTCAGCGCCGCGTCCAGTGGGGCGGGTGTTGGGCCTTACGGCATTCCCGTGACGATCATCGGCTTGATCATCTGCGGCTCGATCGGCTTCGGCTGCCGGCAGAAAAGTGCATAA
- a CDS encoding sulfurtransferase TusA family protein has protein sequence MSDMVTVNAAGLSCPQPVLETKKVLDKMTSGKVEVLVDTATSRDNVARFAENKGWKTAKEERLNGYKVLLEK, from the coding sequence ATGAGTGATATGGTGACCGTGAACGCCGCCGGGTTGTCCTGTCCCCAGCCCGTGCTGGAAACCAAAAAAGTTTTGGACAAGATGACATCGGGCAAGGTGGAGGTACTGGTGGACACGGCGACTTCCCGAGACAACGTGGCGCGCTTCGCCGAGAATAAAGGCTGGAAAACCGCCAAAGAAGAACGCCTCAACGGATACAAAGTTTTATTGGAAAAGTAA
- a CDS encoding biotin transporter BioY, which yields MFKFFLLSAFFAVLTAVGGILSIPMPLIPFTMQFFFVLMSGLLLGPKYGPLSQILYITMGLIGLPVFAGGMGGLQRIFSPSFGFLLGFIAASWLTGLLCFGGFFGELPKAKTFFQYSLVCLAATALMYVVALPCFYLNMNYLTNTPVSLEKTFQIAFLPFVVPDTIKAVAAGALAYRTIPLLREGGMLPK from the coding sequence ATGTTCAAGTTTTTTTTATTGTCCGCGTTTTTCGCCGTTTTGACCGCTGTGGGCGGGATTCTTTCTATCCCCATGCCCTTGATTCCCTTTACGATGCAGTTCTTTTTTGTGTTGATGTCGGGACTGTTGCTGGGTCCCAAATACGGCCCCCTGTCCCAGATCCTGTACATCACGATGGGGCTGATCGGTTTACCGGTCTTCGCCGGGGGCATGGGAGGGTTGCAACGGATATTCTCTCCCAGTTTTGGCTTCCTGCTGGGATTCATCGCCGCCTCGTGGCTGACGGGCCTTCTATGCTTCGGGGGATTTTTCGGCGAGCTCCCCAAGGCGAAGACGTTTTTTCAATATTCCCTCGTCTGCTTGGCAGCGACTGCGCTGATGTACGTCGTGGCGCTTCCTTGCTTCTACCTCAATATGAACTACCTGACGAACACGCCCGTCAGCCTCGAAAAAACGTTCCAGATCGCCTTTTTACCTTTCGTCGTTCCGGACACCATCAAGGCTGTGGCGGCCGGCGCTCTGGCCTACCGCACGATTCCTCTGCTGCGGGAGGGCGGTATGTTGCCGAAGTAA